One genomic window of Medicago truncatula cultivar Jemalong A17 chromosome 1, MtrunA17r5.0-ANR, whole genome shotgun sequence includes the following:
- the LOC112421053 gene encoding uncharacterized protein: MKASQSRQKSYHDKRRKDLEFQEGDHVFLRVTPLTGVGRALKSRKLTPKFIGPYQISERIGTVAYRVGLPPHLSNLHDVFHVSQLRKYVADPSHVIPRDDDVQVRDNLTVETMPLRIDGRKVKSLRGKEIPLVRVVWGGATGESLTWELESKMRESYPELFA, encoded by the coding sequence atgaaagcttcgcagagtcgacagaagagttaccatgacaagcgaaggaaggatcttgagtttcaggagggtgatcatgtttttctgagggtcactcctttgacgggtgttggacgtgccttgaagtcgaggaagttgactcctaagtttattggtccgtatcagatttcagagagaattggtacagtggcatatagagttggtttgccaccacatctttcgaacttgcacgatgtgtttcatgtttctcagcttcggaagtatgttgcggatccttctcatgtgattccgagggatgatgatgtacaggttagagacaacctgacagttgagactatgccgttgaggattgatggcagaaaggtgaagtctttgagaggtaaagagattcctcttgtgagagtcgtttggggtggagcgactggtgaaagtttgacttgggagctggagagtaagatgcgggagtcgtatccggagttgtttgcttga